From Bradyrhizobium sp. sBnM-33:
CGCCGAAGCAGGCGCAGACGATCGGGCCGGTGTTGGCGAGGCCGTCGGCCGATTTGCCTGACAGCAGCATGCGGCGCTGGTCGTGGTCCAGCGTATCCGCCGCAAACAGGCTCTTGACCACGTTCCAGTCGCCAGCGTCGTGCGCCGGGCCGATGAAAAAGCAGGTGTCGATACGGTCGCCGTCAAAGGATGCGGCGCGGTAGACGCCGCCGCCAAAATCCTTGTATTCGGCGAGATCGTTGCGAACGAAAGATTTCAGCCAGGATTGCCAGCCGGCGACATCGGCATTGTCAGCGAACAAGTAGCCATGGCCGCCGTTGACAGCAACGCGCGCCACCCAGGCATGCGCGGGCAGTTCGAGCGGCTTGCGCGACAGCGCGAAGCCGCGGAAGACATATTCATAGGGAGTGATCGAGGCCGGCGTCGCCTTGTTCTCGGGCTGGCCGGAGAACGGATCGGTGACGGGCGCCACCAGCGAGCCGACGCGCGCGCCGGTCGCATTGGCCTCGCTCCAGTGGATCGGCGCGAACAGCATGCCGCGCTGCTGCCGTTCGCTGACCATAACGCGGAGCGTGCATTGTCCGTAATCGGTCGTGACCCGCGCGAAATCGCCATCGGCGACGCCGTATTTTGCCGCGTCGTCCGGATGGACCTCGACGAACGGCTCCGGCAGATGCTGGCCGAGCCGCGGGCTCTCGCCCGTGCGGGTCATGGTGTGCCACTGGTCGCGGATGCGGCCGGTGTTGAGCCGCAGCGGCCGCGCCGCGCTGATCTCAGTTCGCAGCGCCGGAATTTCCGGCGCGATGAAACGGGCTCTGAAATCGTTGGCGAAGAAACCGCCTTCGGCGAAGAAGCGCGCTTGCGGCTCGGTGCCCTGCCGTATCGGCCATTGCACCGGCGCCATCGCGTCGAAATCGCTGTCCGACAGCGATTGCAGCGCGCCTATGTCGAAATCGCGCGCGCCTTCGTTCTCGAACGCCGAGAGCGCGGCATGCTCGCGAAAAATATTCGCCGCCGAGGTGAAGCTGAAGGCCGTGCCGAAGCCGAGGCGCCTGGCGACCTCGCCCATGATCCACCAATCCGGCTTGGCTTCGCCCGGCGGGGTAAGAAACGCGCGCTGCCGCGAGATGCGCCGCTCCGAGTTGGTCACCGTGCCGGATTTCTCGCCCCAGGCCTGTGCCGGCAACAGCACATGCGCGCCCGCGTCCACCGTGTCGTTGGAGATCACGTTCTCGGAAACCACGAACAGATCGAGCTTCTTCAGCGCGTCGCGAACGCCATCGGCGTTCGGCAGAGAGACCGCCGGATTGGTGCCCATCACCCACAACGCCCTAATCTCGCCGCGCGCAATCGCCTCGAACATCTGCACCGCCTTCAAGCCCTCATGGGTGGCGATGCGCGGCGCCTTCCAGAACCGCCGCACGCGGTCGATATCCGGCGGCGTGAAGCCCATATGGGCGGCCAACTGGTTGGCAAGCCCGCCGACCTCACGCCCGCCCATCGCATTGGGCTGCCCGGTGAGCGAGAACGGCGACGCGCCCGGCAGGCCGATCCGCCCGGTCGCGAGGTGGCAATTGAGGATGGCGTTGACCTTGTCGGTGCCCTGCGCCGACTGGTTGACGCCCTGTGAATAGAGCGTCACGACGCGCGGCGTGTTGGCAAACATCTGGAAGAACGTCGCGACGTCCTGCTCGGACAGGCCGGTCGCCAGTGCGGTCGCGCCGACGCTGCCCGCGATGCTGCGTGCGCGGGCGACGGCACCGTCGAAGCCGGTGGTGTGGAGTTCGATATAGTCGCGGTCGAGCGCGCCATTGTCCGCGAGGTAAACCAGCAAGCCGCTGAACAGCGCGGTATCGGTGCCTGGCTTCAGGCCGAGGAACAGATCGTCGTCGCCGACGGTGTCGGTCCGCCGCGGATCGATCACGATGACACGCGCGCCCCGCTTCTGCTTGTTGACGAGCATGCGCTGATACAGCACTGGATGGCACCAGGCCGCGTTGGAGCCGACCAGCACCAGCAAATCGGCCTCGTCGAGATCCTCGTAACATCCCGGCACGGTGTCGGCGCCAAAAGCGCGGCGGTGGCCGGCGACGGACGAGGCCATGCACAGCCGCGAATTGGTGTCGACATTGGCGCTGCCGATAAACCCCTTCATCAGCTTGTTGGCGACGTAGTAGTCCTCCGTCAGCAACTGACCGGATAGATAGAAGGCGACCGCACCCGGGCCGTCGCGCGCGATAATGTGCTGGAAACGGTGCGCGACATGGTCGAGCGCGTCGCTCCACGCCACGCGCTCCATGGTTCCTTTGCCGCAGCGGATCATTGGATAGAGCAGCCGGTTCGCTAGCCCGAGCGTCTCGCCAAGCGCCGAACCCTTCGAGCACAGCCGGCCGAAATTGGCGGGATGCTCGGCATCGCCTGAGATCCCCGCCCCGCCCCGCCCGTCCGGCGTCGCCAGAATGCCGCAACCGACCCCGCAATAGGCGCAGGTGGTGCTGACAGCACGGAGATCGGGATCGACGACGGTCATGCAGGCAACCGGATCATGCGGCTTCCGAACGGATCGCGAGCGAGCGGCCGAACATCATGTCGCCACGGATTCGGGCTGTCGGCTGACGCGTGCGGATCAATTCGAGGTACCAGAGCGCGTCGGCGACATCGCCGATCAGCACCGCGCCGGTCAATCGCCCATCCGCGATCACCAGTTTCTTGTAGGTGCCGTGGTTAATGTCGGAGAGCACGATGGCCTCGCTGCCGTCGCCGCCCATGAAATCGCCTGCGGAGAACACGCTGACGCCGGAAACTTTCAGATTGGTTGCGACGATGCTGCCGGTATAGGCCGCCTCACGTCCCGCGAGATGCCGCGCCAGCACCCTCGCCTGCTCATAGGCCGGCTCGACCAAGCCGTAGCAGACGCCGCGATGTTCGGCGCACTCACCGATCGCGAAGACATCTGCCGCGTCGGTCTGCATGACATCGTCGACCACGATCCCGCGGTTGACGGCAATGCCGGCTTCCTTCGCCAGCGCGATATTCGGACGAATGCCTGCGGCAAAGATCACGGCGTCGGCATCGATCCGACGTCCGTCCGCCAGTTCGACGCTCTCGACACGCTTCTCGCCGTGGACGCGCGCGGTGTTGGCGTTGAGCAGGATCTCGATGCCCTTGCGCTCGACAAGCGATTTCAGAAGTTCGGCCGCGGGCGCATCGAGTTGACGCTCCATCAGGCGGTCCATCAGATGCACCAGTGTCACCGGTGCGCCGGCCTTGGCGAGGCCATAGGCCGCCTCGAGGCCCAGCAGTCCACCGCCAACCACCACCACGCGCTTTTTCTGCGCGGCCAGTGTCAGCAGCAGATCGACGTCGCGGCTGTCGCGAAACGTATGCACGCCGGCGAGATCGGCGCCGGGTATATTGAGCCGCAGCGGCGACGAGCCGGTGGTCAGCACCAGTTTCGAAAACGGAATGCTCTCGTCGTTCTCGATCTTGAGCTCACGGCGGCCGACATCGATCTCGGTCGCCACGCAACCATACTTCAAGGTAACGCCGCGATCGCGCCACCAGGACGCCGGCCGCAGCTCGATGTCCTGCGACGTGGTTTCGCCGGCCAGCACCGATGACAACAACACGCGATTATACGCGAGCCGCGGTTCGTCGCCGATCACGGCGATGGCGTAGCGCCCGAGCGCTATTTTCGCCAGCTCGTCAACCAGACGCGCGGCGGCCATTCCATTGCCGACGATGACCAGCGGCTCACTCACGTGTTGCGTCCTTACTCCGCGACCAAAGGCTGGCCGTAGGCTTCGGAAATCATGAAACCGGACAGTGTGCCGTAGGCTGCGGTCCATGCCGCAGCGACTTCGGGCGTCCATGCCACGCCAAGTCCCTTCTCCAGCGTCCACAGCAATGCGCCGCCGACGACGGGATAATGCTCGGGTTTGGCGCCATAGCTGACATGGCGCTTTGCCAATGCACTCGCAGCGGGCAGCACGGATTCAAGATTGCTCAATCCGTTCACCACCACCGCCAGCGTCGCCATCAGCTTCTTGCGCTGCTCTTTCATGTCGGTGGGAAACATCGCCTTCACCGTTGGCGCGACTTCGAACAGACGATCGTAGAATATGACGGCCGCCTGCTCTGAAATCGGCACGACTTTGGCGAAGCTCTCCTGAACCAGATTGATTTGTGTTGGATTCACCGAAACTCTCCTCGCGTGTTAAGGGCAATCCAGTTGGTCGTGCGGCGGGAACATTAGTTCACCGCCAACACGCGAATAAGAGAGGCAGCTACGCCGCCTCGACGAAGCGATGCCGCTCGTAGAGGAACTCGAGCACACGCTGCCGGCACTTGAGGTAGCCGGGATTGGTCGCGAGCTCGAGCCGCTTGCGCGGACGCGCCAGCGGCACCTCCAGCACCTCGCCGATCCGCGCGCTCGGGCCGTTGGTCATCATCACGATGCGGTCCGACAGCAGCACGGCCTCGTCGACGTCATGCGTGATCATCAGGATGGTGTTGCCGAGCTTCTGGTGCAGCGCCATCACCGAGTCCTGCAGATGTGCGCGGGTTAGCGCGTCGAGCGCGCCGAACGGCTCGTCGAGCAACAGCACCTTCGGCTCCATCGCCAGCGCACGGGCAATGCCGACGCGCTGCTTCATGCCACCGGAAATTTCCGACGGGCGCTTGTCCTTGGCGTGCGCCATCTGCACCAGATTGAGATTATGCATCACCCAGGCGTCGCGCTCGGCGCGGCTCTTGGTTGACGAAAACACCTTGTCGACGCCGAGCTTGACGTTTTCGTACACCGTCAGCCACGGCAGCAGGCTGTGGTTCTGGAATACTACGGCGCGGTCCGGTCCCGGCGAATTGACCTCGCGGTTTTCCAAGAGCACGCCGCCATTGGTAGCGTCGGTGAGGCCAGCCACGATGTTGAGCAGCGTGGACTTGCCGCAGCCGGAATGACCGATGATCGAGACGTATTCGCCCTTCTCGATCGTCAGGTTGATGTCCTTCAGCACCTCTGTGGTGGCGTTGCCGCGGGTGAAGGTCTTGTCGATGTGGTCGAGCTTCAGATAGGCCTGCATGACATGTGTCCTTCAGTTCAGGGCGGTGCCGCGGGTTACGATCTTCGCCAGTCCCGCGATCACGCGGTCGAGCACGAAGCCGATGATGCCGACATAGAACAGCGCCAGGATGATTTCGCTGATGTGCGAGGAATTCCAGGCGTCCCAGATGAAGAAGCCGATGCCGACGCCGCCGATCAGCATTTCTGCAGCCACAATCGCCAGCCAGGACAGGCCGATGCCGATGCGAAGGCCGGTGAAGATGTAGGGCGCCGCCGCCGGGATCATGATCTTGGCGAAGAACTCCAGCGGATTGAGCTGCACGACGGCTGCGACGTTGCGATAGTCCTGCGGGATGTTGCGTATGCCGACTGCGGTGTTGATGATGATTGGCCAGACCGAGGTGATGAAGATGACGAAAATCGCCGACGGCTGACCGTCACGGAATGCGGCGAGCGACAGCGGCAGCCACGCCAGCGGCGGAATGGTGCGAAGCACCTGAAACAGTGGATCGAGCCCACGCATCGCCCACACCGACTGCCCGACCAGCGTGCCGAGCGCGATGCCGACGATGGCGGCAATCGAATAGCCATAGGCGACGCGCTGGAGTGAGGCAGACAGGTGCCAGAACAGGCCCTTGTCGATGCCGCCATTATCGAAGAACGGATCGAAGATCAGTTCCTTGGTGTCCTTGAAGACTTTCGACGGCGGCGGGAGCGTCGAGCCGGTGCGGCGGCAGACCAGTTCCCAGAATAGCATCAGCAGCGCGAGCACGATCAGCGGCGGCACGACGCGCACCGCAGCCTCTTTCGCCATCTTGATGTACTTCTCGGCACGAGGCGCCCGCTTCGGCGTCATCGTCACCACTGGCGCCGCCGTGTTCGGCGAGGTGCCCGAGGCGGTCGGAACGGCCACCGCGGTGGCTTCGGCTTTGATCGCAGGCATCGACATTGAAGTTGTATCTCCGTGTTTCAATGAGCGGGCCGCACGCAACAGCGCGCGGCCCGGGCTTGATCAGACATCAACACGCTTGATCGACAGGGACTTCAGATACGCAGCCGGATTTTCCGGATCGAACACCTTGCCGTCGAAGAAGGTCTCCTTGCCGCGCGAGGTGGAAGCCGGGATCTCGGACGCGGCAACGCCGAGCGTCTTGGCCGCGTCGCGCCACATATCCTCGCGATTGACCTTGGCGATCAGCGCCTTGCTGTCGAAGCCCGCTTCATATTTGCCCCAGCGGATGTCCTCCGTCATGAACCAGAGATCGTGGCTCTGGAACGGATAGGAGGCGTGGTCGCGCCAGTACTTCATGATGTGCGGCGAGTTCTCGACGACCTTGCCGGGAATGCCGTAGTTGAACTTGCCCTTGGCGCGATCGGCGATGTCTTCGACCGGGCAGTTGATCCACTGCCGCTTGCCCATGATGGTGGCCAGTTCGTCCTTGTTCTCCATCTTGTCGGCCCACTGCTGCGCCTCCATAACAGCCATCAGGATCGCCTTGGCGGCTTTCGGATTCTTGTCGACCCAGGCTGCGCGCATACCGAGCGACTTTTCCGGGTGCTTGCTCCAGATTTCACCGGTGTTGATCGCGGTATAGCCGATACCCTGATGGACCAATTGTCCGGGCCACGGCTCGCCGACACAGAAGGCATCCATGGTGCCGACCTTCATGTTGGCGACCATTTGCGGCGGTGGCACCGTGATGGTCTCGACATCCTTGTCGGGATCGATGCCGCCGGCGGCGAGCCAGTAACGAATCCAGAGATCGTGGGTGCCGCCCGGGAAGGTCATCGCGACCTTGGCCGACTTACCGGCAGCCTTCTTCTGCTCGAATACCGCCTTGAGCGGCGAGGCATCGACGCCGACCTTGAGATTGGCATATTCCTTAGCGACCGAGATGCACTGCGCATCGAGATTGAGCCGCGCCAGGATGTACATCGGCGTCGGCTGATTGTTCTGCGTCACCTTGCCGGCCGAGATCAGATACGGCATCGGCGTCAGAATGTGCGCGCCGTCGATACCGTTGCCTTCCGAGCCCAGCACCAGGTTGTCGCGGGTGGTGCCCCACGACGCCTGCTTGGCGACTTCGACATCGGGCATGCCGTGCTTGGCAAAGAAGCCCTTGTCCTTGGCGACAAACAGCGGCCCGGCGTCACTCAGCGCAATGAACCCGAGCGTCGCCTTGGTCACTTCCGGTCCCGCGCCTTGCGCGAACGCGCCGGCTGGGAGGTTCAGCTTGGCGGCGGCGAGCAATGCTGCCGTCGCGCCGCTCGCCTTAAGAAGCTGGCGGCGGCTGAAACCGCGGCGTGAGGTCGGAGTGGTGGGCTTCGTCATGGGTAGTGCGCTCCTTTGCGTGTGAATGGGGCCCTCCGTTTCGTGTCGCCGCGCGAGACGCATAAGGGCGCGCGCCGGTGTTGCCCCGGACGTGCGGCGTCACAATTCGGATGAGTGGTCTCAAGGGACGGCGACAATGGCGTCGGCACTAGCTATTCAAGCTTCGTGCCAAGCCTCCCGCACCGCAAAAACGTTTTTTATTTCAATGAATTGGTCGATAACTGCCGCAAAAAACGGCAAGGGTCAGGAACCAGTCGTCGCATTCGAAACTTGCGATTCGCTCAATCCTTGTGCGGCGCACAAGAATTGAGCAGACCAAGCGGCACACTGCCTTATGCGTCTTCAGCCGCCTTCGCCATCATTGGTTTCGGCGCACTTCCCTCGCCCGGCTTCATGCGGAATTCGTAGATCATGAGGTGCCAGGCCGAGGCCGCCGGCTTGCCGTCCGGCATCGTCGGATCGGTGCGCTTTTCGATTTTGGCGACCAGCTCGTCCTTGACCCCGAACACCACGTCGGAATCGAGATATTTATCGCCATCGATGAAGACGTGGGTGATCAGCGGCTGATAGCCGGGCGCATCGACCAGGAAATGGACATGCGCCGGCCGCATCGGGTGGCGGCCGGTCTGCACGATCATCTCGCCCACCGGGCCGTCGGTCGGAATCGGGTAGCTGCACGGCAGGATGGTGCGGAAGAAAAACCTCCCATCGGCGTCGGTGATGAAACGCGCCCGCGATGACGCCCCTTCCGTCGCATAGGCCGGCTTCTGAGAATCATAGAAGCCGTCGTCATCGGCGTGCCAGACGTCTACCGGCACGTCCGCCAGCGGCTTGCCATTGAGGTCGGTGACGCGGCTCTGCACGAACATGCGCTCGCCGGGCAGCGTTTCCGAGATATCGGTGCCATGCGGCGTCACCTTGTGCTCGCCGACATAGAACGGGCCGAGCACCGTGGTCTCGGTGGCGCCCTCACGCTCGCGGTGGTTCACGGCGTCGACCAGCATCGAGACGCCGAGCACGTCAGACAGCAGAATGAACTCCTGCCGGATCGGGGTGCACTTCTGGCCGGTCCGCGTCAGAAAATCGATGGCATATTCCCACTCCTCGAAGGTGAGATCGGTTTTGCGGACATAGTCGTGGAGTGATTTCACCAGTTCCTGCAGCAGGAATTTAGCGCGCGGATCCGGCGTATTGTCGAAGCTGCGGATGACGGCGGCGGTCAGTTCGGTCTCGCTGAATTGGCGCATTTTTGCTGTCCTGCGGGGATATGCGATGGCTTAAGTCAATCTATACCACCCTTGCAGCCCGCATAAGCACGGCCCGTTGGAACAGGAGACACTTTTCGGCTATCAAGACCGCAGTCGCCAGCCGGAGATGCCGATGTTAGCTCCCGCCTCCCCCGAATCCGCCGGAATGTCCAAGGCCGCCCTTGATCGCCTCGAAGATCATCTGAAGGAGCGCTATATCGATGCCGGCCGCTTCCCGGGGACGCAGCTCCTGATCTATCGCCGTGGCAAGGTCGTCCATTCGTCCGCGCAGGGCTTTGCCGATCTCGAACGCAAGGTGCCGGTCAAGGGCGATACGATCTTCCGCATCTATTCGATGACGAAGCCCCTCACTTCCGTCGCCTTCATGATGCTGGTCGAGGAAGGCCGCGTCGCGCTCGACGAGCCCGTGCACAAATATATTCCGGCATGGAAGAACCTCGGCGTGTTCGTGGCCGGTACGCACCCGGCCTTTCTCACCCGGCCACCGTCGCGGCCGATGCTGATCGTGGATCTGTTGCGGCACACCTCCGGCCTGACATACGGCTTCCAACAACGCAGCAACGTCGATGCGGCGTATCGCGAGAACAAGATCGGCGAGGTCATCAAGACCGGCACACTGCAAGGCATGATCGACGACCTCGCAAAAATTCCGCTGGAATTTTCGCCGGGCGAGGCCTGGAATTATTCCGTCGCCACTGACGTGATCGGCTATCTCATTGGGTTGATCAGCGGCAAACCGTTCGAGCAGTATCTGAAGGAGCGCATCCTCGATCCGCTCGGCATGAACGACACCGA
This genomic window contains:
- a CDS encoding NAD(P)/FAD-dependent oxidoreductase, giving the protein MAAARLVDELAKIALGRYAIAVIGDEPRLAYNRVLLSSVLAGETTSQDIELRPASWWRDRGVTLKYGCVATEIDVGRRELKIENDESIPFSKLVLTTGSSPLRLNIPGADLAGVHTFRDSRDVDLLLTLAAQKKRVVVVGGGLLGLEAAYGLAKAGAPVTLVHLMDRLMERQLDAPAAELLKSLVERKGIEILLNANTARVHGEKRVESVELADGRRIDADAVIFAAGIRPNIALAKEAGIAVNRGIVVDDVMQTDAADVFAIGECAEHRGVCYGLVEPAYEQARVLARHLAGREAAYTGSIVATNLKVSGVSVFSAGDFMGGDGSEAIVLSDINHGTYKKLVIADGRLTGAVLIGDVADALWYLELIRTRQPTARIRGDMMFGRSLAIRSEAA
- a CDS encoding serine hydrolase domain-containing protein, with translation MPMLAPASPESAGMSKAALDRLEDHLKERYIDAGRFPGTQLLIYRRGKVVHSSAQGFADLERKVPVKGDTIFRIYSMTKPLTSVAFMMLVEEGRVALDEPVHKYIPAWKNLGVFVAGTHPAFLTRPPSRPMLIVDLLRHTSGLTYGFQQRSNVDAAYRENKIGEVIKTGTLQGMIDDLAKIPLEFSPGEAWNYSVATDVIGYLIGLISGKPFEQYLKERILDPLGMNDTDFFVPKDKAHRFAACYSADPQGGFNPLATERKGTLTLQDDPATSSFLEPPSFISGGGGLCSTTADYLTFCRALLNGGELGGVRLLGPKTLKLMTSNHLPGGVDLPAMSRSLFSEAAYNGIGFGLGFAVTMNPAQTLIAGSPGEYNWGGAATTSFFIDPAEELITIFMTQVLPSSAYPLRRELRTMVYAAIADSNL
- the ntrB gene encoding nitrate ABC transporter permease, whose amino-acid sequence is MSMPAIKAEATAVAVPTASGTSPNTAAPVVTMTPKRAPRAEKYIKMAKEAAVRVVPPLIVLALLMLFWELVCRRTGSTLPPPSKVFKDTKELIFDPFFDNGGIDKGLFWHLSASLQRVAYGYSIAAIVGIALGTLVGQSVWAMRGLDPLFQVLRTIPPLAWLPLSLAAFRDGQPSAIFVIFITSVWPIIINTAVGIRNIPQDYRNVAAVVQLNPLEFFAKIMIPAAAPYIFTGLRIGIGLSWLAIVAAEMLIGGVGIGFFIWDAWNSSHISEIILALFYVGIIGFVLDRVIAGLAKIVTRGTALN
- a CDS encoding ABC transporter ATP-binding protein, whose protein sequence is MQAYLKLDHIDKTFTRGNATTEVLKDINLTIEKGEYVSIIGHSGCGKSTLLNIVAGLTDATNGGVLLENREVNSPGPDRAVVFQNHSLLPWLTVYENVKLGVDKVFSSTKSRAERDAWVMHNLNLVQMAHAKDKRPSEISGGMKQRVGIARALAMEPKVLLLDEPFGALDALTRAHLQDSVMALHQKLGNTILMITHDVDEAVLLSDRIVMMTNGPSARIGEVLEVPLARPRKRLELATNPGYLKCRQRVLEFLYERHRFVEAA
- a CDS encoding nitrate reductase, with protein sequence MTVVDPDLRAVSTTCAYCGVGCGILATPDGRGGAGISGDAEHPANFGRLCSKGSALGETLGLANRLLYPMIRCGKGTMERVAWSDALDHVAHRFQHIIARDGPGAVAFYLSGQLLTEDYYVANKLMKGFIGSANVDTNSRLCMASSVAGHRRAFGADTVPGCYEDLDEADLLVLVGSNAAWCHPVLYQRMLVNKQKRGARVIVIDPRRTDTVGDDDLFLGLKPGTDTALFSGLLVYLADNGALDRDYIELHTTGFDGAVARARSIAGSVGATALATGLSEQDVATFFQMFANTPRVVTLYSQGVNQSAQGTDKVNAILNCHLATGRIGLPGASPFSLTGQPNAMGGREVGGLANQLAAHMGFTPPDIDRVRRFWKAPRIATHEGLKAVQMFEAIARGEIRALWVMGTNPAVSLPNADGVRDALKKLDLFVVSENVISNDTVDAGAHVLLPAQAWGEKSGTVTNSERRISRQRAFLTPPGEAKPDWWIMGEVARRLGFGTAFSFTSAANIFREHAALSAFENEGARDFDIGALQSLSDSDFDAMAPVQWPIRQGTEPQARFFAEGGFFANDFRARFIAPEIPALRTEISAARPLRLNTGRIRDQWHTMTRTGESPRLGQHLPEPFVEVHPDDAAKYGVADGDFARVTTDYGQCTLRVMVSERQQRGMLFAPIHWSEANATGARVGSLVAPVTDPFSGQPENKATPASITPYEYVFRGFALSRKPLELPAHAWVARVAVNGGHGYLFADNADVAGWQSWLKSFVRNDLAEYKDFGGGVYRAASFDGDRIDTCFFIGPAHDAGDWNVVKSLFAADTLDHDQRRMLLSGKSADGLANTGPIVCACFGVGRNTICEAIAAGACSAADIGAKLKAGTNCGSCIPELKRLIAHAEPNAMPEKLAVANS
- a CDS encoding CmpA/NrtA family ABC transporter substrate-binding protein; translated protein: MTKPTTPTSRRGFSRRQLLKASGATAALLAAAKLNLPAGAFAQGAGPEVTKATLGFIALSDAGPLFVAKDKGFFAKHGMPDVEVAKQASWGTTRDNLVLGSEGNGIDGAHILTPMPYLISAGKVTQNNQPTPMYILARLNLDAQCISVAKEYANLKVGVDASPLKAVFEQKKAAGKSAKVAMTFPGGTHDLWIRYWLAAGGIDPDKDVETITVPPPQMVANMKVGTMDAFCVGEPWPGQLVHQGIGYTAINTGEIWSKHPEKSLGMRAAWVDKNPKAAKAILMAVMEAQQWADKMENKDELATIMGKRQWINCPVEDIADRAKGKFNYGIPGKVVENSPHIMKYWRDHASYPFQSHDLWFMTEDIRWGKYEAGFDSKALIAKVNREDMWRDAAKTLGVAASEIPASTSRGKETFFDGKVFDPENPAAYLKSLSIKRVDV
- a CDS encoding intradiol ring-cleavage dioxygenase, translated to MRQFSETELTAAVIRSFDNTPDPRAKFLLQELVKSLHDYVRKTDLTFEEWEYAIDFLTRTGQKCTPIRQEFILLSDVLGVSMLVDAVNHREREGATETTVLGPFYVGEHKVTPHGTDISETLPGERMFVQSRVTDLNGKPLADVPVDVWHADDDGFYDSQKPAYATEGASSRARFITDADGRFFFRTILPCSYPIPTDGPVGEMIVQTGRHPMRPAHVHFLVDAPGYQPLITHVFIDGDKYLDSDVVFGVKDELVAKIEKRTDPTMPDGKPAASAWHLMIYEFRMKPGEGSAPKPMMAKAAEDA
- a CDS encoding globin family protein — encoded protein: MNPTQINLVQESFAKVVPISEQAAVIFYDRLFEVAPTVKAMFPTDMKEQRKKLMATLAVVVNGLSNLESVLPAASALAKRHVSYGAKPEHYPVVGGALLWTLEKGLGVAWTPEVAAAWTAAYGTLSGFMISEAYGQPLVAE